The Megalobrama amblycephala isolate DHTTF-2021 linkage group LG18, ASM1881202v1, whole genome shotgun sequence genome segment gtaataaatgacattattttcatttttgagtgaactaaccctttaacatcctAAAAAGTTTGAGTGAACTGTGCCTTTAAGTACTTTATTCCACTGCAAATAtgtcttctttaaaaacatattgtTAAAAGTCCTATTAAGAAAAGCatctgttcatttttatttattcagaaacaaactgctttaTCCTGTACTCAAGTTTTAAGCAAGTATTAAAGGACATTGGCTACCACAgggtaggtggcgctataaatCTGATGTAATGGACCTGATCATTTTTGGCTCTGTTGCTTTAAAGATAAGAGGGCGGGgcaaagctgcagtctgttaacGCGACGCTTTGATGGCTGAGCATTGagcaaataaataatacatttgacACTATCGCTGAACACGCATCAACGTTGTTTGTACGTTAACGCATGTGGGTTCTTTAAATCTTTcaggttattattattttaatttccatAGTCTAAAAGGATGTGATCACGGCTACTTAACGTTGATAGTGGCCCAATATTGCTTTTATTCTGCAGCTGCGCGACGCGTCACACGCAAGGTGCGGCAGTGCCCAGCGCGAGCAGGTTACGCGTTGGGTTTGGCCCTAATCTGGATAAACCCATCAACAACCTCAATGATCTTGTAGATCAGAAGCAGCGTGATGACTAAAACGCCCGATACCCCGGCACCATGCGCGGGTATGGGTGAGGTCCACCACAGCCACCCAGAGGAGCCCATGGAGCAGCTCTCCAGACACGCTCGTGTTGCTGTTCCAGAGTTGGTTGTAACCTGCGCGCCGTGTGTCACCGAGTGTGACCAGAGCCCCCGCGGACCCTGCTCAGGCTCTCATCACCCCGACGAGGAGTCCATCTGCTCGGACAGCGGGCTCAGCGGCTCCCCCGCCTCGTCCCTGGCGCTGAGAAAGCTCTCCAACTCGTCCTCAACCGGCCTCTCGCCAGCTTCGTCTTTTGAGGAATGCGAAGAGGATTTAATGGGTTACGGTGACTATAACCAGTCTCCAGGTGAACCGCTCACGGTAAGAATCCGTTTTAACactattcattttatatatgttaGTACTTATTCCTTGGATATAGTCCGTACTatcataataaacaaaatattcacTTGTTACAGGAagaggtgtaaagtatttgagtacTTAATAACTATAGGCTACTTGTGTATTATTTTCGCAAGTTATACTACACTAGAGTACGAATAGGCCTACTTGATGTAGGCTGCTTTTACTCACATTTACAAGGAAAAAATAAGACTTAATTACAATTTCATGTAAACTTTAAAGTACAAAGTACGTTATGTCATCAGGACTTACTgataagaataaaaatagatAAGAACTTATTGACTTaagaataaaaatagtaattttctttatccTAATGTGACTGACAGGGCAATCACTCGTGTTTAGATTAACTTTGGTAACTTTCCTTTTACAAACAGccatttgatttatttgagtGTAAATATTGATAAGCCAGCATTTAGAATAGGtcaccaaaaaataaacatgtcaTAATTTTCCCACTGTCAGTGAGAAAATTGATTTGTTAACCggtttctttacaaagtttttgcattaaaaatactaatTTGAGAAAATCTTTTCTGTCTCTTATCAAGTCAATTTAAAAAACTAAGAAAAGTGTTTACATTTGTACAATTAAATGTGTATACTTTTTACTTTCactcatatttttttcttatttgctCGGTGCTTAGACTTGTGAGTAAAATTTTATTAGATGCTTGTACCTATTCACATGACactagtgtgtgtatatactgtatattgctATTACTAATATTTTTATCTGACTAGTTAATGTTAAGTCTGAATGGCTACTTCATAGTTCATTGAAACTAGTAACAATGGAGTACTTGAAATTAGATACTGTACTGTACTTTTCTGCTATCATGATACAACTGCAAAGCATGGTACtttttgtgatttattattaacaatgagcaatacattttgtTACAGTAATTAATCTcctttttaacattaattacTAAACtgttgttagttcatgttcattaaatactatttacagatgcaacttttaatttaaataatatattagcaAATGTAGAAACAAACATTTTAGATTATTAAATGCTTAAGAAGTGTTTTTTCGCTGTTATTTCGTAATAAATGAAGTaagctaatgttaacaaattcaATGTTATTGTGAAGTGTTTTTGAAGAAATACATGtattaagtgatatttacatgGTAGCTTTTTAATTGCAGATGCATTGAATATTAGTGCACACAAGTGTATGCTGCAGATCAAAATATGCAGTTGTTGAGTAATCCTCATGATAACTGATTAACGTAATGGGCTTCGGGTCATGAGATCATGGTTGTAAATGGAGGGAAAAATTCCACacgtattacttttttttttttttttttttttttaatgttgtgatgATATTCAACTCGTTCATTTGAGTAGTATAAATGTCTCTTAAGAAGGTATTCAAATGAAGATAAAGCAGCCATCATTATTATGATCATAACAGTGAGTCACATGTAGACTCCGTGACGTTATAAAGTCAACATGGAATATTCATCATTGCAACCATAAAGGTGTTTAAATATAATCTGTATTGTTCTGTTGTAGGATTTGTACTGCTGGtccttttgatgatgttattgAATGGGATTTGTTTTTTATGGATCATGAGGAGGAAAGTGGCCCATTGAGAAACTCATAATAGTGAGTCAGGGCTCTATTGAAACTGAACTTATAAGGTCAACAAATGATGCACCTCCAGCTCTGTGTGGTGGGCCTCTCTCGCTTTGTTCTGGAGAATGTCATTCTTGTCTGACTGGTTTTCCGCTAGCCaagagtgagtgagtgtttgAGCTTGGAGACCAGAAAGAACTGTACAGGTTAATTGGCTTCATTCTGAAGGCTGATGCTTGGAGGATAGTTGAGCATGATAGAAATATTTTCTCATTGCATAAAGTAATGTTACAGCGGCATAGGGTCttgtattataataataataataataataataataaaaataataataataataataataataataataataataataataataattaatatacagtatacagttGGATTAAAAGGTTTGTGGCACGTCAGCTCAAAGGTACACAAGGGATCTTGTAGACGAGTTTCTGACAACGTCAAAACGGCAGAGAGGAAGGAATCAACACATCAAGTCAGTCGGGAAGAGGTGTGGGTGAGCAGCAGAACTAAATACTTAAGGGTCAATGATgtgacattcatttttattgtgtccagatgttatttttattaaaaatacatcaaaaatgCATTTCACACATGCATTGACTTAAATACACCTCTTGTATGATGggcatgtttttaatgtttgctttaaaattcattttatattcattcatatatttttGGTGGGGCATTTTTGAAGGTGATGTCAGAGtaaacataattaaaaaaaatcataattaaaaaacctataattttttttttttttttttttttttttttttataattttgtcTGCCACATAAATTATGTGTGACCAAcatgcagggaaaaaaaaactggaaaTGATATCATATAGAGAACCCCTGCAGACCCTCAGGACTGTGTGTCAAGGTCAATAAGTTTCTTAAAGCAAaggttttcaaaaaaaaaatgaaaaaagaagaaaaaagcagtgtgaaaataattaataactaaaatgtaaataaatgtatgtaaaaataaataatacactgTATTAAAATAAAGATATAATCAATAATACATAACATAACAGTAGCAATAACCAACCAAATTGTAGTGTATATAATAGAAACTAAACATTTTCTACaatatttttctcatatttataatattaatcttTATTAACAGTATAAATTGTGTATTTATGTATGAAAATTTATACAGTCCAAGAATTATCATATTTGGTCGTCCATGGCATCTAACAGATTAAAAACTACCGTCTTAAAGTAACCGATGATTTTTTTGTGACATGCAATGTTACTTtaggttttaaaatgtcatgcgCTGTGACTCCACAAGAACTTAATggcatttataaaatattaattcatgatatttaaaaaaaataatgcttttgacctcaatttatttgaaataatcaTTGACATGCACTCACATGTATTCAAGTTGtaaagaaaatatgctattctTGTTGGCCCTGTCATGTATGTGAGTGGCCACACTGGCTCCTCCAATTTAActggcagcaaaacaagtgccgTCTGTAAATGTTTCATTACCATCCTTCTAAGATTAGCTATTTCTTAATCACAGCCTCTTGGTATTGCTTGATGACTTTGTTTAGTCCGAGATTGTCGTCAATGATTTGCCACATGGGGAAAAACTCGACCTATGGTTAATGGTGGAGAGTGAATTGCACGTTGGAGTCTGAGGTCGACTGAATGCACTCAGTGCCCCAGTGCGACTCACTATGTAAGAAAAAGAGAAGACAAATAAAGTCTCTACCAACTTGTACAAAACCATTATGTACTGTGCAGCCGAAGTTGTAGGGTGTTAGCTGACGAGTCAGTCTcatttatgtgtttgtttgtttctatcaTATCTCTTCATTCAAAGACTGATCAGTGGAAGAAGTCAAAGAATATGGTGAACTGGTCTTCCCCTCCAGTGGCGGTGAAAAAGCGCTCTCCTTGGGTGCAGGTGGTCGGCCATGCAGGTTTGCTTGTTCATCTTTATGATGTTTTTGCCAATGTTATTGGCTATTGTTAATGGCTGAAGTCTCTtgattgaatttaaatgatTCATTTCCTAAAATTGCACTTGGATCACCTGATAGCACATATAGAACGTTCATGTTTGAGCcttgatttttattattgtgttatGATCATGTGGATTTGCATATACTGGAAagctaattatttttttattgctgtgTTGGGAGATTCCCTTTTTATCTGACATCtgcatgtttttgtttggttcTCCAGGAAACTTTCAGATGGGCAGTGATGGAAGGCTGCTGAAGAAGTACTGCGAGTGCGAGCAGCAGTGTTTTCTGCAGCTCATGAGCGACTCGCTGCGGCCCTTCGTTCCTGGATACTACGGCGTGACTCAGTGTGACGAGCAGGATTACAACCTCATGGACGACCTGCTTGCTGACTTCGACTCTCCCTGCATCATGGACTGCAAAATGGGAAGCCGGTGAGGATGTTGTGCCTTTTCAGCACATATAAAAGCCCATATTCCTTGCAGAACTGGTAAATTTGGTACAGATTGCAGCATATTCTAGAAAATAACCTTCACTTAAACAGGAGGAGACAATCTGACCAGCATGCAAAGTGACCAACCTAAGTCAACatatcttttttaaatgtttaaatttatgGATAGAATGACTACATTGGGAAATTAATAGTGATGCCctgaaattataatttttaaaaaaaattgaaatcaaaATTAACGTTATTATTAAGCCGAAAACTGAATCCAGAAATGAAGTTTGGGTAATTAGGCAATAAAATGCTTTATGCTCTTCATGTGGGCGTGTTCTTAGGTGattaaattactattattatttatttatttatttttgatatttcCGCCAAAGGAAAGCTTCCACATTTGGTCACCACTTCAcatcgtgcctaacaacgcccttcagccatgacttattcacgatacagcacagcctttcgtaccttattgcttgcTTATATATAGGGATTTTGAGTTGTCCATGGGTGTGCCATCTGAAGCTAAGATTACAATACAGTAGATGGTGATATCCAAACAATAGAGGAGGAAATATGATCACTGTCGGTCAGCATCTCTGAGAACTGGCATAATGGACCTGTCCTGTTAGGCCAGTTCTCAAATACAAATGACAATGTTTCCATACTAAATAATTATTCCTTTTGTAATGTTGACTGGTATACATGCTTTTAGAACTTACCTGGAGGAAGAGTTGAAGAAGGCCCGGGAGTGTCCTCAGCCACGCAAAGACATGTATGAAAAAATGATCGCAGTGGACCCGGACGCCCCCAATGCGGAGGAGCGGGCCAGGCAGGCAGTACTCAAAACCAGATACATGCAGTGGAGAGAAACCCTCAGCTCAACGGCCACGCTGGGCTTTCGCATCGAGGGCATCAAGGTAGATATCAATCAGGACCCCTCTGAATTTATACAGAGGTCAATAAACAATTCAAACCAAAttgaaaatgcttagtttttCTTGTGATGGCTAAGTTTTGTTTTGGCCTTGAGTGTAATGTTTTGACCAGTTTGATCTGTCTTCAGAAATCGGATGGCACTTGTAACACTAACTTCAAGAGAACAAAGTACAAAGATGAGGTGATCCAAGCCCTGGAGGACTTTGTGGACAACAACATGCTAATCTTGGTATGAATTTGTTAATTTGTGTGCAGTATATCAAATATTTACAATGTATTCAATTTATTAGTAATGTAAATTTAATTGTTCATACACGTTTCAACCTATCAGCACAATTTTGTGTTAGGTCTGGGCAGTATATCAAATATATAGGAGTCAAAATCTGTAATCGAAGGggtaataaaatgtaacaaataattttaaaaaagtatcaTCTTTGTAATCaaactacattttataaaaatcacctgtcaattttataatatatattatcacATCAGCATATGAGTCAAATTGGACAACTACAGGGACTCACCTCAAGGTCACTCATGTTACAGTTAATCtaaaattatgaggaaaaaaaaagatcattcAAGAATAGAAAATTGAAAATATTCATATAAAGAATGTCAGAATCAAAATGCGTAGTTTGTGCATAAAAAATGtccatcaaaaccaacacatgTTGAACGATGTTCACAAGTCCACTGAAGTTTTTCCATTGGATTGGCATTTATTATCTTTAGCATGCAGTGTAAAGTATTTCACTCAGTTCTCTGATCATTCCGATTCAATTTCAGGGAGTGAAGAACAAATGTATACTTGCATGCGTTATATTTATTATACTTATTTTTAGGAATGAAGTGGCTTAAATTAATTGTATGTTATTCAGAGAGTGATATGTTTGGCttgttaaaaatgttacattcagCTGTCgcaaatttgtttatttgtgaaaATCAAGTCAATTTTTTACCAGGAAAGGAGAGCTTTTGATGCACAAAGTTGTGCTCAACTTTGTTGagtgctcagtgtaaatgagtacaccccatttgaaaagtaacattttaaacactatctcaatgaacacaaaaacaatttccgaaatgttgacaagactaagttttatataacatctttttaacttataacatgaaagtaaggttaataatataacttggagaacaaaattttcagttttactcaaattagggtgatgcaaaaatgagtacaccccactgaaagtctctggagcaaagctaaattttagactacaaatgtctaatttaacaagaattcaaccacaggtgagtctaattattcattacacaggtgtccagcagacagttgactataaaagggtgttaaatccccttcccatttcatgctgtcagcaatggcaccacatggaagaaaaatatcacaagacctgagaaagaaaataatttctgtacaccagaaaggtgaaggctacaagaagatcagcaaagctttacttatcagtcagaatactatagcaaaagtggtacaaaagtGTAAAAAAGATAGAACTGCATCCATCttacagagacgtccaggtcgtccacggaagttaacacctcgacaggagcgtcttctgaagagaagggttgaagaaaatcggcatgcaagttcactgcagttatctaaagaagtaaaaagccaaactggggtgactatttcccgtgacacaatagggcgtacactgcagaggaatggcatgcatgggtgctgtccacgaaagaagcctctcctaaagcccaggcacaaaaatgcccgcctagagtttgccagagcccatgctgacaaagatgaagactcctgggactctatactctggagtgattagaccaagaaatgtttttggaactgatggcttcaaaactgtatggcgtcgcaaaggtgaggaatacagagaaaaatgcatggtgcctacagtgaaacatgatggtgcagtgtccttatgtggggctgcatgagtgctgctggtgtcggggagctgcatttcattgatggcatcatgaattcacagatgtactgctctaaagagaagatgctactaTCACTCCGTGACCTTGGTCgttgtgcacttttccaacgTGATGacgatcctaaacacacatctaaggccactgttggatttctgaagtagatcagggtgaaagtgattcagtgtctcctgatctgaacccaatcgaacacctatggggaattctgaagagacaagttgagcatcactctccatccagcatccagtctctaaaagaggtcattcttgaagaatggaaaaagataaatGTGggaaaatgtcgccaacttgttcattccatgcctagaagacttggtgctgtcattaaaaatcatagaGGCCATAccaagtactagatgtagtagtttttgttgtggggtgtactcatttttgcatcaccctaatttgagtaaaactgaaaaatgtgtaatctaagttatattattaaccttaacctcaagttaaacagatgttaaataaaacttagtcttgtcaacattttggaaattgtttttgtgttcattgagattatttaaaatgttactttaaaataatctaaaaatatcatatttgtgcatatacataaaaatgaaatattgtaGTATTTTATCCTATTTACTGCTtgcttttaaacattttgaatctagtttttattaataattgttgTTTGGTTAAAATAATGGTTCCTCTGCCTTGAGGAACTGCCTTTTAACCATTAATCCATTTGTAAACTATTATGTAAACAAGTTAATTGTTAGGCTCTCTGTTCACAGAGAAGCTACCACCAACGGTTGAAGGAACTACGAGCCGTGCTGGAAAATCAGATTTCTTCAAAGCACATGAGGTGAGATGCATCTTCGTTTTGTTCTTCTTCATTCTACAGCTGATGTAAAATACAGGCTCTAATAAGGATGGTCTTGCTGTGTTTTCCTGTAGGTGGTGGGCAGCTCCTTGTTATTTGTCCATGACCTCACTGGTAAGGCTGGAATCTGGATGATAGACTTTGGAAAGACTGTGCCCATGACGCCCCCTCTCACCCTGGACCATCGCAGCCCGTGGGTGGAGGGCAACAGAGAGGACGGGTACCTCTGGGGCCTGGACAATTTTATTGACATTCTGACCAACATGCTTCCAGAAAAATGAAGGGCATTGTGGATCTTTGGAATTGTTATTTTCTGCACAGACTGCCTAATTGCCctctatgttttttttctacatgGAGAATAGGTGAAGGTTGGAGAGAATGAAATGATTGATTGAATGGACTGACTGGCCTCAACATTTAATACAAGTCCTACTGATGAACATCTAAGCCTGTGAATTTACCTGCTGATGTTGTAAGCCCCTCGCTATTTAGTTATTTTCACTACTGTGGAACCGCTGTATGTatttttacactgtaaaatattttttttatttaagcaGTTTGCTCTTACGGGTTGGTGAGTAAAAGATTAGCTTAGTTTTAGGAACATTAACCCTGCAGATGAAAATCATTACACTCATGTTGTTTTGGCAGGTGTGAAGTGCTTTTAAATACTAATCAACCACCATAGTCTGTCTGTTATAGTTGTCAGATATTTTTCCTtcgttttattttacatttgtgacCAAATGGCTCTAATTTGGATGGGGATGAACTGAATCGAAGTGCACACTACTAACAGTCAGATAAACTGAAGCTAAATCGAATCACAAAACAACAAAGACCTCTTATGCATTGTTCTCAGTACTGTTTTAATAACATTGCATAGCTCCCAAAGTAATGTAAACGTGGGAAAGGTGTTTTGCATTTGTCTTGATAAAGCACTATTTTAATTCACATAAAGCACAGTAAGGTAAACTAATGTTATTCACATTcctatgttttgttttgtgttttgttttttttgttttgtttttttgttttgttttttgcatgcACGCATGAACTGCAAAAGAAGAATACAGTATGTCACTCTGTAAGCAGCTAAACAGTCTCTGTCAATATCAAATAGATGACTGCCAATTCGACATGA includes the following:
- the itpkca gene encoding LOW QUALITY PROTEIN: inositol-trisphosphate 3-kinase C (The sequence of the model RefSeq protein was modified relative to this genomic sequence to represent the inferred CDS: inserted 1 base in 1 codon), whose amino-acid sequence is MTKTPDTPAPCAGMGEVHHSHPEEPMEQLSRHARVAVPELVVTCAPCVTECDQSPRGPCSGSHHPDEESICSDSGLSGSPASSLALRKLSNSSSTGLSPASSFEECEEDLMGYGDYNQSPGEPLTTDQWKKSKNMVNWSSPPVAVKKRSPWVQVVGHAGNFQMGSDGRLLKKYCECEQQCFLQLMSDSLRPFVPGYYGVTQCDEQDYNLMDDLLADFDSPCIMDCKMGSRTYLEEELKKARECPQPRKDMYEKMIAVDPDAPNAEERARQAVLKTRYMQWRETLSSTATLGFRIEGIKKSDGTCNTNFKRTKYKDEVIQALEDFVDNNMLILRSYHQRLKELRAVLEXSDFFKAHEVVGSSLLFVHDLTGKAGIWMIDFGKTVPMTPPLTLDHRSPWVEGNREDGYLWGLDNFIDILTNMLPEK